The Callospermophilus lateralis isolate mCalLat2 chromosome 18, mCalLat2.hap1, whole genome shotgun sequence nucleotide sequence GCTGTCTGAAGGTGATGAGGGAGGAGCAGCAGGGGACCATATGTCATATGCTGCAAGAAGGAGGGAGGACTGAGACAGGACCCATGGGTCTCGGCAGGGAGGAGACATGTTGGAGAAGGCCTGACTGAAGCAGGCCTGGAGAGCACAGAAGGGGAAGCCACCAGGCTGCAATACTGGGCAACCTTAAAAATGTTATGGCAAGTGCCAGGAACTGGACATAATGGGCCCTGTTTTGTAAAATGGTTCCATTTCCACAAAATGTCCACAAGTAGGTGAATTTGTGAAGACAGGAAGGGGTTTTTCAGGGGCTGAAGGTGGTGCAGGAATAGGGAGTGACTGCTAATGGATTAAGATTTCTTTTGAAGTGATGAGAACATTCTGGAACTGGAGGTGATGTGATTTCACGGTTTGAATGTACTGAATGCTAATTTAAGGGGTACATTGTAAATGAGAGTCGTAAGTTTTATGTAATAGGTATTTTTCGGTGATATACTTAGAGCCTTGGTTTCAGATGTCCTTGACAGTCCCCCAAGGTCCTCTCTGGCTTTTCTGTCTTTGCAGCATGCCGAGTTCCCAGCACTTTGAATAGCAGGTTGCAGAGAACTTGCTCTCAGTCGGCAAACTGTCCAGAGGAGCCCAGCGGGGCCAGGTACCCCTGAGACCCGGATACCTGTATTAGACCTGGCCCTGGCCCTAGCCCTGGTGGGGATCctgcaaggctgtgacctcaccttccctttctcctcttcccCTACAGGCCCCAGGGTGCTGTGCACCCCTACTGTAGGATGCAGAATGCTGGAAAGTCCAGGCGGGGGGATTTTCCCTCTCCAGTAGAGACCAGAGTTATCTATAAGTTTatatttggggggggggcggggcagGGAGAGCCCGCGGAGTAGCCCAACTTCGCAGAGATTAAAAGCCTGAGTCTGAGACTCAGCCAAAGTCCGCCTCAgtgcctgtgtgtgtgcgcgGCCCCGAGGGGGCGTCAGTCCCAGCCTGGAGGCAGTCTGCACTGTCCCCGCCCGCGTCCCAGTCCGGCCCCGCAACGGCTCCCATTGGATGGGTCTGTTGGGGTCCCAGCCAATCCGACCCGAGGGTCATGTTTTCCTGAGCTGGGCGGAACCCACCCCCCTCAGAAGCCGGAGGCTCCCGGGAACCCCAAGCACAGTGGACCGACGACGCGTGGACATCAGTCTGGTGAGGGCAGGACAGGTGCTCGGGATGGGCTCAGGAACTGGGTGCGGTCAGAGCCCCACGGAACCCCCTCCTGCTCCGCAGGAGGTAAGTCCTCCGAGGATACTGGACGTTGAAACCCAGAAGCCCCCCAGGGGGAAATGGACGACTCCCCCTTTCGACCCGCGCTTCCCCAACCAGAACCAGACCCGTAACTGCTACCAGAACTTCCTGGGTGAGACCTGGTGGGCCAGGTTAGAGGGGAGCAGGGCGAGCGACGAGGGAGGCGGGCAGGCGGGGCCCACCTGGAGTCGCCAGGACCGTTAGGGGGTAGGGGTACGGGCCAAGCCTGGGGCGGGGCCTGGCCCGCGAGGGGCGGGGCCGGAGTGCGAGGGGCGGGGCCGGAGTGCGAGGGGCGGGGCATGGCCTGGAGGGGCGCCGAGCCCTGGGGGAGCGGGGTGAGGAGCTAGAGGGGGCGGGGCGTCAGTGGAGAGCGGAGCTGGGGGTGGGCGGGGCGGGCCGGGCCTGCAGACGGCGGGTCCGGGTCCGGGGGGCGCGGGCCAGGGTCCTGGGCGGGACCTGCCAGGTGACCCGCCCGCGGCACTGCGCAGACTATCACCGCTGCCTCAAGAACATGAGCCGCCGCGGGAAGAGCACCGAGCCCTGCCAGTACTATTTCCGCGCGTACCGCTCGCTGTGCCCCATCAGCTGGgtgagcgggcgaggggcgcgggCGGAGGGGCGGAGGGGcggagggctggggctgagctGAGGCGGCCCGCTGCTCCTCTCCAGGTGCAGCGCTGGAACGAGCAGATCAGGCAAGGGACTTTCCCAGGCAAAATCTGACCGCCGAGCGCGGTGTTCCCAGCCTTCAGCGCCGGTGGCCCGTGTCGGGAAGACCCGCCTTAGTTACCACCCCCCCAGTCTAAGCCACCAATAAAGTTGTGCTGTTGCTAGTGTTCCTTGGTGATTCATGGGGGTGGGGCAGGGCTCTGGGGGCCTGTGTCCCAACACTGTTTTTTCTGATAACGGGGGATGGGCAGGGTCAGGACACCGCCCTCTCAGGAAGGGCAGTCAGGGCTCTAAGGCAGGAAGATAGGAAAAAGTCAAGGGGCTCCCGTGCCCCAATTTGGACCAGCCAAGATGCGCATACCCCAGTATACCCAGATGGCTCCAGCGAGTCGTGCCTCTCAATCCCCACATCTACCTGTCACCCAAGTCTTTATGCCCACGGCTCAGCCTCCTCCCCTCCTGTCTGGGTCATCTCCTTTACCTTCCCCCACCCCTTCCACCCTGTCCATCCAGTCTCCAGTTCTAAGGGGTCTTCATATTGCCCAGAGCTGCCCACATTCCTCCCTGCTCACCCTGCTCTGACGCTTTATCTCCTTTCCACCATGTCCTACCCGCCACCTTTTTCCTCTCTGAGCATCACTGTGCCAGTCACATGAGCCCCCTTTCCTAGTAGGGTTCCTGGGATGTGTCATGTCCATCCTTTCCATATCCTAAGGGACAGCAGCAGCAGCCTCCTCTGTTCTCTAAGCAACAGCACCCCCCTACCCCTGTGTGAGTACATGTGCACACAAATGACCCCATCTGTCCCTCTCCCAACTTGGCACTTTGGTTTCTCCCAATGCCCCTTTGGGAAGCTCAGCCTCGGCTGAATCCTTGCTCTTTCCCCATCCATAGCAGCTGCGGAACCAAGCTGCTGAGTTGTTCTGGTTCCAGGTGTTCCTTGAACTGTGGCCTCTCCCCAGGC carries:
- the Cox6b2 gene encoding cytochrome c oxidase subunit 6B2, which encodes MGSGTGCGQSPTEPPPAPQEVSPPRILDVETQKPPRGKWTTPPFDPRFPNQNQTRNCYQNFLDYHRCLKNMSRRGKSTEPCQYYFRAYRSLCPISWVQRWNEQIRQGTFPGKI